In Alkalihalobacterium alkalinitrilicum, a genomic segment contains:
- the trmB gene encoding tRNA (guanosine(46)-N7)-methyltransferase TrmB: MRLRNKPWAHDEINKEPTIVIANPEQQKGNWNNIFGNNNPIHIEVGTGKGQFLTKMGQAHPHINYIGVEKYTSVIITAMERVRDDNISNVKFLNKDVMNLVDYFEKGELDQVFINFTDPWPKARHEKRRLTHEGFLKLYESLLKPHGEIHFKTDNQDLFEYSLHSFSKYGMILNNVSLDLHKSNMVANIMTEYEEKFSAKGMRIYRCEAVYR; this comes from the coding sequence ATGCGTTTACGAAATAAACCATGGGCACATGATGAAATAAATAAAGAACCAACAATTGTGATAGCTAATCCAGAACAACAAAAAGGAAATTGGAACAATATCTTTGGTAACAATAACCCCATTCACATTGAAGTTGGAACTGGTAAAGGTCAGTTTTTAACGAAAATGGGACAAGCTCATCCTCATATTAATTATATTGGAGTGGAAAAATATACGAGTGTTATCATAACGGCGATGGAACGAGTCCGGGATGATAACATTTCAAATGTAAAGTTCCTAAATAAGGATGTAATGAACTTAGTGGATTATTTTGAAAAAGGAGAACTAGATCAGGTATTTATTAATTTTACTGATCCGTGGCCAAAAGCAAGGCATGAAAAGAGAAGACTCACGCATGAGGGCTTTTTAAAACTTTATGAATCCTTACTTAAACCTCATGGTGAAATTCATTTTAAAACCGATAACCAAGATTTATTTGAGTACTCACTTCATAGCTTTTCAAAGTATGGGATGATTCTTAATAATGTAAGTTTAGACTTGCATAAAAGTAATATGGTTGCAAATATCATGACAGAGTATGAAGAGAAGTTCTCAGCAAAGGGCATGCGAATATATAGATGTGAAGCAGTATATCGATAA
- the pfkB gene encoding 1-phosphofructokinase, with the protein MIYTVTLNPSIDFIVKVENFQLGELNRSAEEMKQPGGKGINVSRVLSRLGKRSVATGFIGGFTGDYIEKSLKQEDITSRFVHVKEDTRINIKLKTEKETEINGLGPNVSEDQLNQLKQIISELQANDYLVLAGSVPKTLTSDIYVQLMEIGEQRGAKIVIDTSGEPFVQAVEKNPFLIKPNHHELGELFSTEINTIDEAIPLAQQLLDKRVENIIVSFAAKGALFMNKDHCVHGSVPKGEVVNSVGAGDTVVATFLAYLEDTNDRLKAFQYAIAAGSATAFSKGFCTQELIEKLVKEVELTPKKRG; encoded by the coding sequence ATGATTTATACTGTGACATTAAATCCTTCAATAGACTTCATAGTAAAAGTAGAAAATTTTCAACTCGGTGAATTAAACCGCAGTGCTGAAGAGATGAAACAACCAGGTGGGAAGGGCATTAATGTTTCAAGAGTACTTTCTAGGTTAGGGAAACGATCTGTAGCAACGGGATTTATTGGCGGCTTTACAGGAGATTATATTGAAAAAAGTTTAAAACAAGAAGACATCACTTCGCGTTTCGTTCATGTCAAGGAAGACACGCGCATTAACATTAAGCTTAAGACGGAAAAGGAAACAGAGATCAACGGACTGGGTCCTAACGTTTCAGAAGATCAGTTAAACCAATTAAAGCAAATTATTAGCGAACTCCAAGCAAATGATTATCTCGTTTTAGCAGGAAGTGTTCCGAAAACATTAACGAGCGACATTTACGTACAGTTAATGGAAATCGGCGAACAGCGAGGAGCAAAGATTGTCATTGATACGAGTGGAGAGCCATTTGTACAAGCGGTCGAAAAAAACCCGTTTTTAATCAAGCCGAATCATCATGAATTAGGCGAGCTCTTTTCTACGGAAATTAACACGATTGATGAAGCTATTCCGTTAGCTCAACAGCTGCTAGATAAAAGAGTAGAGAATATCATCGTATCGTTTGCTGCAAAAGGTGCTTTATTTATGAATAAAGACCATTGTGTTCACGGAAGCGTTCCAAAAGGTGAAGTCGTCAATTCAGTTGGGGCAGGAGACACGGTTGTTGCTACGTTTCTAGCATATTTAGAAGATACTAATGATAGATTAAAAGCTTTTCAATATGCCATAGCTGCGGGAAGTGCAACGGCATTTTCTAAAGGTTTCTGTACGCAAGAGCTTATTGAAAAGTTAGTAAAAGAAGTAGAGTTGACACCAAAGAAGAGAGGATGA
- a CDS encoding PTS fructose transporter subunit IIABC encodes MRISQLLKKDTMLLNLKSTTKAQVIDELVDQLDRAGRLNDKEGYKKAILAREEQSTTGIGEGIAIPHAKTAAVKTPAIAFGRSQNGVDYEALDGQPSHLFFMIAASEGANNEHLETLSRLATYLMDTNFRNAILEARTEEEVLQAIDAKEASEEESNEEKSNQEDAEPTKSEKFVLAVTGCPTGIAHTYMAADALKEKAKELGVQIKVETNGSGGVKNRLTTDEIAKADAIIVAADTKVEMVRFAGKKVIEVPVTDGIRKPKELIEKAVSGNVAVYQSTGGSQQEGSSEKGSKGGFYKHLMNGVSNMLPFVIGGGILIALSFIFGIEASDPNHPSYHPLAEMLMTIGGGNAFGLMIPVLAAFIAMSIADRPGFAAGMVGGLIAATGGGGFLGGLIAGFLAGYLVVLIKWGLRNLPRSLEGIKTILLYPVLSILFTGMVMLSIVGPLSAFNTGLENWLGGMGTTNIILLGIILGGMMAIDMGGPINKAAFTFGIAMIDAGNFGPHAAVMAGGMVPPLGIALATTFFKKKFTKQEREAGKTNYIMGASFITEGAIPFAAADPGRVIPSVVAGSAVAGALTMMFGIGLPAPHGGAFVIALVSGNPLMYLLAIVIGAIVTAIMLGILKKTVK; translated from the coding sequence ATGAGAATATCTCAACTATTAAAAAAAGATACAATGCTATTAAACTTGAAAAGCACAACGAAAGCTCAAGTTATAGATGAATTAGTTGATCAATTAGATCGAGCTGGTCGCTTGAACGATAAAGAGGGTTATAAAAAGGCAATCCTTGCTCGTGAAGAACAAAGTACAACGGGAATTGGCGAAGGTATTGCTATTCCACATGCGAAAACTGCAGCCGTTAAAACACCTGCTATTGCTTTCGGACGCTCACAAAACGGCGTAGATTATGAAGCATTAGATGGACAGCCTAGTCACCTTTTCTTTATGATCGCAGCTAGTGAAGGGGCGAACAATGAGCATTTAGAGACGTTGTCCCGTCTAGCAACCTATTTAATGGATACAAACTTCCGTAATGCTATACTAGAAGCGCGTACAGAAGAAGAAGTATTACAAGCGATTGATGCGAAAGAAGCAAGTGAAGAAGAGAGCAATGAAGAGAAAAGCAACCAAGAAGATGCAGAACCTACTAAAAGTGAAAAGTTTGTTTTAGCTGTTACGGGTTGTCCAACAGGAATTGCTCATACGTATATGGCAGCAGATGCACTAAAAGAAAAAGCGAAAGAACTAGGTGTGCAAATTAAAGTTGAAACGAATGGTTCTGGAGGAGTTAAAAATCGTTTAACTACAGATGAAATTGCTAAAGCAGATGCGATTATTGTTGCTGCAGATACGAAAGTGGAAATGGTACGATTTGCAGGAAAGAAAGTGATTGAAGTACCAGTAACTGACGGTATCCGCAAACCAAAAGAATTAATTGAAAAAGCCGTTTCTGGTAATGTTGCTGTTTATCAGTCTACAGGTGGATCTCAACAAGAAGGTTCATCAGAAAAAGGAAGTAAAGGTGGTTTTTATAAACACTTAATGAATGGTGTTTCGAATATGCTTCCGTTCGTCATTGGTGGAGGTATCTTGATTGCTTTATCATTTATTTTTGGGATTGAAGCATCGGATCCAAACCATCCGAGTTATCATCCACTGGCTGAGATGTTAATGACCATTGGTGGCGGAAATGCATTCGGGTTAATGATCCCAGTCTTAGCTGCGTTTATTGCGATGAGTATTGCAGATCGTCCTGGATTTGCTGCTGGTATGGTCGGTGGTTTAATTGCTGCTACAGGCGGCGGCGGTTTCTTAGGTGGTTTGATTGCAGGTTTCCTCGCAGGTTACTTAGTTGTATTAATTAAGTGGGGACTCAGAAACTTGCCTCGTTCGCTTGAAGGAATTAAAACGATATTACTTTACCCTGTTTTAAGTATTTTGTTTACTGGTATGGTTATGTTATCGATTGTAGGACCGTTAAGTGCGTTTAATACAGGTTTAGAAAACTGGCTTGGTGGTATGGGTACTACGAATATAATTTTATTAGGTATTATTCTTGGTGGAATGATGGCTATTGATATGGGAGGACCGATTAATAAAGCTGCATTTACGTTCGGTATTGCGATGATTGATGCAGGTAACTTCGGACCGCATGCTGCAGTAATGGCAGGTGGTATGGTTCCACCATTAGGTATTGCTTTAGCAACGACTTTCTTTAAAAAGAAATTTACAAAACAAGAACGTGAAGCTGGTAAAACGAACTACATTATGGGTGCTTCATTTATTACTGAAGGAGCGATCCCATTTGCAGCGGCAGACCCAGGACGTGTGATCCCGTCAGTTGTTGCAGGATCAGCTGTAGCTGGTGCGTTAACAATGATGTTCGGTATTGGCTTACCTGCTCCTCACGGTGGAGCTTTCGTTATCGCTCTTGTTAGTGGAAATCCATTGATGTATCTTTTAGCGATTGTAATCGGAGCGATCGTAACCGCGATCATGCTTGGAATATTAAAAAAAACTGTTAAATAA
- a CDS encoding YtzH-like family protein yields MKNYKLVDTTPMIEILQSQLKKGTSSYSHFEKLQEEISNVIKKEIDPNFKGTLQEINVYCKTAKESHNIGEHINLHDLNIQRWLEELHLVMTGSEAVTIDYDQRKGREI; encoded by the coding sequence GTGAAAAACTATAAACTTGTCGACACAACGCCTATGATTGAGATTTTACAAAGTCAACTCAAAAAAGGAACAAGCTCTTATTCACATTTCGAAAAGTTACAGGAAGAAATTTCTAATGTTATAAAAAAAGAAATTGACCCCAATTTCAAAGGTACCCTTCAAGAAATAAATGTATATTGTAAGACCGCTAAAGAAAGCCATAATATAGGCGAACATATTAACTTACATGACTTAAACATACAACGATGGCTTGAAGAGCTGCATCTCGTCATGACAGGAAGTGAAGCAGTAACGATTGATTATGATCAACGAAAAGGCCGAGAAATTTAA
- a CDS encoding M42 family metallopeptidase: MNNETLALFKTLTELPGAPGFEHEVRRFVRSELERYSDEVIQDKLGSIFGVKKGNENGPKVMVAGHMDEVGFMVTSVNEKGLIRFQTLGGWWNQVLLAQRVQIITDQGPVIGVVGSTPPHLLEDAQRNKPMNIKEMYIDIGADDKADALKIGIKPGQQIVPICPFTPMANEKKILAKAWDNRYGVGLSIELLKELQGEQLPNTLYSGATVQEEVGLRGAATAANMIQPDIFYALDASPANDATGGKDAFGQLGKGALLRIYDRTMVTHRGVRDFVLDIAETNNIPYQYFLSQGGTDAGRVHTSNNGVPSIVVGICSRYIHTHASIVHVDDYAAAKELLTKLVKTTDNNALEQILKNS; the protein is encoded by the coding sequence ATGAATAATGAAACATTAGCTCTTTTTAAAACGTTAACAGAATTACCTGGTGCTCCTGGATTTGAACATGAAGTTCGTCGTTTTGTTCGCTCTGAACTTGAAAGATATTCTGACGAAGTGATCCAAGATAAACTAGGAAGTATTTTTGGAGTAAAAAAAGGAAACGAGAACGGACCCAAAGTAATGGTTGCTGGACATATGGATGAAGTTGGATTCATGGTAACATCAGTCAATGAAAAAGGCCTAATCCGTTTTCAAACATTAGGTGGCTGGTGGAACCAAGTGCTACTAGCTCAACGCGTACAGATCATTACAGATCAGGGACCAGTCATTGGTGTTGTGGGTTCAACACCGCCCCACTTATTAGAAGATGCTCAACGTAATAAACCGATGAATATTAAAGAGATGTATATCGATATCGGTGCAGATGATAAAGCAGATGCATTGAAGATTGGTATTAAACCAGGACAACAAATCGTTCCTATTTGCCCATTTACGCCAATGGCAAATGAAAAGAAAATTTTAGCTAAAGCTTGGGATAATCGCTATGGCGTTGGCTTGTCGATTGAACTTCTAAAAGAATTACAAGGAGAACAACTACCGAACACACTTTATTCTGGAGCTACGGTTCAAGAAGAAGTTGGCCTTCGAGGGGCAGCTACTGCAGCTAATATGATTCAACCTGATATTTTTTATGCTTTAGATGCAAGTCCTGCTAACGATGCAACGGGTGGAAAAGATGCCTTCGGACAACTGGGAAAAGGAGCGCTTCTTCGTATTTATGATCGAACGATGGTTACACACCGTGGCGTTCGAGATTTTGTATTAGATATCGCAGAGACTAATAATATTCCTTATCAATATTTCCTGTCACAAGGTGGAACGGATGCAGGACGTGTTCATACGAGTAATAACGGTGTCCCTTCGATTGTTGTTGGTATTTGCTCTCGCTATATCCATACACATGCTTCAATCGTCCATGTTGATGATTATGCAGCAGCAAAAGAATTATTAACAAAGTTAGTAAAAACAACCGATAATAATGCCCTAGAGCAAATTTTGAAAAATAGCTAA
- a CDS encoding DeoR/GlpR family DNA-binding transcription regulator — protein MLTAERHQLILSLLHDKEIVKLQEFVEATNASDSTIRRDLTDLEKANKLKRVHGGASLIKKRLIEPTIAEKTVKNNQEKVSIAKFASQFIDKGDSIYLDAGTTVTEMIPFIKDKEIVVVTNAINNINTLIEHGIETHVIGGLVKSATKAFVGRAAIQGIETFRFDKVFLGANGIHPEYGITTPDTQEAFVKECALSRAQQAFLLVDHTKFGEISFAKIADIDEVTIITSSAVDQEVIKAYKKKTDIKVVDR, from the coding sequence ATGCTAACTGCAGAGCGACATCAACTTATTCTTTCTCTTTTACATGATAAAGAAATCGTTAAGTTACAAGAGTTTGTAGAGGCTACAAACGCTTCTGATTCTACAATTCGTAGGGATTTAACAGATTTAGAGAAAGCGAATAAGCTCAAAAGAGTCCATGGTGGGGCGTCACTCATTAAGAAACGATTAATTGAACCCACTATAGCTGAAAAAACAGTCAAAAACAATCAAGAAAAAGTGAGTATTGCAAAATTTGCTTCACAATTTATTGATAAAGGTGATTCTATTTATCTAGATGCGGGAACGACTGTAACCGAAATGATCCCGTTCATAAAAGATAAGGAAATTGTCGTCGTTACGAATGCGATTAACAATATAAATACATTAATTGAGCATGGTATTGAGACTCACGTCATTGGAGGGCTTGTAAAATCCGCAACAAAAGCTTTTGTTGGTAGAGCAGCTATTCAAGGGATCGAAACATTTCGCTTTGATAAAGTGTTTCTCGGTGCGAATGGTATTCATCCTGAATATGGAATTACAACCCCTGATACCCAAGAAGCGTTTGTAAAAGAATGTGCCCTCAGCAGAGCTCAGCAAGCATTTTTACTTGTCGATCATACGAAGTTTGGGGAAATTTCTTTTGCAAAAATTGCAGACATCGATGAAGTTACAATCATAACAAGTTCAGCGGTGGATCAAGAAGTGATAAAGGCGTATAAGAAGAAGACAGATATTAAGGTGGTAGACCGATGA
- a CDS encoding DUF1444 domain-containing protein — protein MDLHMLRETLEKRLERPEWTIQYDKEEDRLRIENKKIRKGANVALKPLLTKYERVKDDAIEEAVRYVEITLTAMERDISLDGKDKEIYPVIRGTSFPTETKDGKKLVFDEHTAETRVFYSVDMGSYYSLIDEDMLERSQYTHEAVREVALFNVRSLAHPLKEDQVAENTFYFLNTNDGYDASRILDESLLEKMRQQAKGTLAVAVPHQDVLIFADIINDTGYDVLAQMVFQFFTQGRNPITALPFIYENGELDPTFILAQRKPKH, from the coding sequence ATGGACCTTCATATGCTACGAGAAACTCTTGAAAAACGATTAGAACGACCAGAGTGGACGATTCAGTATGATAAAGAAGAAGATCGCCTTCGGATTGAAAATAAGAAAATCCGTAAAGGGGCTAATGTAGCATTAAAGCCACTGTTAACGAAGTATGAGAGAGTTAAGGATGATGCCATTGAAGAGGCTGTCCGTTATGTAGAAATTACGCTTACAGCGATGGAGCGAGATATTTCTTTAGATGGAAAAGATAAAGAAATTTATCCTGTCATTCGTGGAACTTCATTTCCGACAGAAACGAAAGATGGGAAGAAATTAGTCTTTGATGAGCATACGGCTGAAACACGAGTCTTTTATTCAGTCGATATGGGAAGCTATTATTCGCTTATTGACGAGGATATGTTAGAACGAAGTCAATATACTCATGAAGCTGTAAGAGAAGTAGCATTATTTAATGTGCGATCTTTAGCTCATCCTTTAAAAGAAGATCAAGTTGCTGAAAACACGTTCTATTTTTTAAATACGAATGACGGGTATGATGCTAGTCGTATATTAGATGAGTCATTATTAGAAAAGATGAGACAGCAAGCGAAAGGTACGCTAGCTGTGGCTGTCCCACATCAAGATGTTCTCATTTTTGCAGATATCATCAATGATACAGGGTATGACGTATTAGCTCAAATGGTGTTTCAGTTTTTTACCCAAGGTCGAAATCCAATTACAGCACTACCGTTTATTTATGAAAATGGAGAATTAGACCCCACTTTCATTCTTGCGCAGCGAAAGCCAAAGCATTAA
- a CDS encoding DUF84 family protein: MKLKQNTTLNEVMMMEVYAVGSTNPAKINAVRAVIIGETQRVIGMEVSSDVSAQPFSDEETMEGSLARAKGCLVNENVTIGIGLEGGVIETKAGLMLCNWGALMDRNGETIVTSGAKLVLPKLIAQQVRSGRELGDVIDQFAKESNVRQKGGTVGVLTNGLVSRSEMFEHIVRLLVGQYQFRKR, from the coding sequence TTGAAACTAAAACAGAATACAACTTTAAATGAGGTGATGATGATGGAAGTTTATGCGGTAGGATCAACAAATCCTGCAAAAATAAATGCAGTACGTGCTGTTATTATCGGAGAAACACAACGCGTTATTGGAATGGAGGTTAGTTCTGACGTATCCGCACAGCCTTTTTCCGACGAGGAAACAATGGAAGGATCTCTAGCTCGTGCGAAAGGTTGTCTTGTCAATGAGAATGTTACTATAGGTATTGGATTAGAAGGTGGCGTGATTGAGACGAAAGCGGGGTTAATGTTGTGTAATTGGGGAGCATTAATGGACCGTAACGGAGAAACAATCGTTACCAGTGGAGCAAAACTCGTCTTACCAAAGTTAATAGCGCAACAAGTAAGATCAGGTAGAGAATTAGGTGATGTGATTGATCAGTTTGCAAAAGAAAGCAATGTACGTCAAAAGGGTGGCACGGTTGGCGTTCTAACAAATGGTTTGGTTAGTAGAAGTGAAATGTTTGAGCACATCGTACGGTTACTAGTTGGTCAATATCAATTTAGAAAACGTTGA
- a CDS encoding PTS transporter subunit IIC, with the protein MLGFLKRKGIDLSWRTYVITALSFMALGLFSSLIIGLIIRTVGEQLARFQQIALFSEFLTDMGALAMGLMGPAIGVAVAYGLKAPRLVLFAAVVSGAAGAQLGGPAGAFISALLSTEIGKLVSKETKVDIIVTPFVTIAVGFFVANFIGPAIQSGMTQFGSIVMWATEQQPFLMGILVATLMGLALTAPISSAAIAIMLELEGIAAGAATVGCAAQMVGFAVSSYRENGVSGLMALGIGTSMLQVPNIVKNPLILVPPTVAGIILAPFATVVFQMVNNPAGAGMGTSGFVGQIMTFTAMGFSWNVFFIILFLHILGPAIISLAISEWLRKKNLIKLGDMKIEQ; encoded by the coding sequence ATATTGGGATTTCTAAAGAGAAAAGGAATTGACCTATCTTGGAGAACCTATGTAATCACTGCTTTGAGTTTTATGGCACTCGGGTTATTCTCCTCCTTAATTATCGGTCTGATTATTCGAACCGTTGGTGAGCAACTTGCACGATTTCAGCAGATAGCACTTTTTTCAGAATTTTTAACCGATATGGGCGCTTTAGCGATGGGCTTAATGGGACCAGCTATTGGAGTTGCGGTTGCATATGGATTAAAAGCGCCGCGCCTTGTATTATTTGCTGCTGTAGTTAGTGGCGCAGCTGGGGCTCAGCTTGGTGGACCTGCTGGTGCTTTTATTAGTGCTTTGCTTTCTACTGAAATTGGAAAGCTTGTTTCTAAAGAAACGAAGGTAGATATTATTGTGACGCCTTTTGTTACAATTGCAGTCGGTTTTTTTGTCGCTAATTTTATCGGTCCAGCTATTCAATCAGGAATGACTCAATTTGGTAGTATTGTCATGTGGGCAACAGAACAACAACCGTTTTTAATGGGAATATTAGTAGCGACTTTAATGGGACTAGCTTTAACAGCACCCATATCTAGTGCGGCCATTGCGATTATGCTTGAACTCGAAGGAATAGCGGCTGGTGCAGCCACCGTTGGATGCGCAGCTCAAATGGTTGGTTTTGCAGTTAGTAGTTATCGTGAAAATGGAGTATCGGGACTTATGGCTTTAGGAATTGGAACGTCAATGCTGCAAGTGCCAAACATTGTGAAAAATCCACTCATTCTAGTTCCACCAACTGTTGCAGGAATTATACTTGCTCCATTTGCAACAGTTGTGTTTCAAATGGTAAATAATCCAGCTGGAGCGGGAATGGGGACCAGTGGCTTTGTTGGACAAATTATGACATTTACAGCAATGGGATTTTCTTGGAATGTATTTTTTATCATTTTATTTCTTCATATTTTAGGTCCTGCTATCATTAGTTTAGCGATATCGGAGTGGTTGAGGAAAAAGAACCTGATTAAACTTGGAGATATGAAGATTGAACAATAA
- a CDS encoding thioredoxin family protein, protein MKDLQSMEMFKSEIQSGTTVIMFSADWCPDCRVIEPFLPEVEAKFSQIDFIYANRDQFIDLCAELNVFGIPSFIAYHHGQEVHRLVSKDRKTQEEIENFLTDALSKC, encoded by the coding sequence ATGAAAGATCTACAGTCGATGGAAATGTTTAAAAGTGAAATCCAATCAGGAACTACAGTCATCATGTTTTCTGCGGACTGGTGTCCAGATTGTAGGGTCATCGAACCGTTTTTGCCTGAAGTGGAAGCAAAGTTCTCGCAAATAGATTTTATCTATGCCAACCGCGACCAGTTTATTGATCTTTGCGCTGAACTGAACGTATTTGGAATACCGAGTTTTATCGCTTATCATCATGGTCAAGAAGTGCATCGGTTAGTAAGTAAAGATCGAAAAACTCAGGAAGAAATTGAAAACTTTTTAACAGATGCGCTAAGTAAGTGCTAA
- a CDS encoding PepSY domain-containing protein, with translation MKRFAVGIGVGLVAGLLLSSKLGKELISPERALKQVKDKLSHSFNVTGSWIHMVPESWNKNQLEYTVYRGGLTTSTENDEHLQYDFIVDAKTGTILDVTQ, from the coding sequence ATGAAACGCTTTGCTGTTGGAATAGGTGTTGGATTGGTCGCTGGACTTTTGTTAAGTTCTAAGCTTGGAAAAGAGCTTATTTCACCCGAAAGAGCTTTAAAGCAAGTAAAAGATAAATTATCTCATTCTTTCAATGTGACTGGGTCTTGGATTCATATGGTACCCGAAAGCTGGAACAAAAATCAGTTAGAATACACGGTTTATCGTGGGGGGTTAACGACCTCAACAGAAAATGATGAACATCTACAATACGACTTTATTGTCGACGCTAAAACAGGAACGATCTTAGATGTTACACAATAA
- a CDS encoding YtzH-like family protein, whose protein sequence is MPMNSYDKLGLLTDILKNQSTEQYMTKDEYDQINRLTESLIAESQNDPNLLQALQHIQQLNVNNHQPFENQDVNQWLQLLDQTSLT, encoded by the coding sequence ATGCCCATGAACAGTTACGATAAACTCGGTCTCCTTACTGATATTTTAAAAAACCAATCCACAGAGCAATATATGACGAAAGATGAATATGATCAAATTAATCGACTAACCGAGTCTTTAATTGCCGAAAGTCAAAACGATCCTAACTTACTACAAGCACTTCAACACATCCAACAATTAAATGTAAATAACCACCAACCTTTTGAAAATCAAGATGTAAATCAATGGCTTCAACTTCTTGATCAAACATCGCTAACATAA